One stretch of Armigeres subalbatus isolate Guangzhou_Male chromosome 2, GZ_Asu_2, whole genome shotgun sequence DNA includes these proteins:
- the LOC134217349 gene encoding uncharacterized protein LOC134217349 has translation MKLTTILFTVTIMVLLSVPNLEARRKHRRKYGNNNLHENFEIYHPQGITVWYPKLREMIGFGVQVFLNQRYRSKPHNCDICLNTTEAQYGKFIVQDDNAVIRPGDNLQYTFQFHMSNGTIFERKSGFYVSANRVIHQKQRYTATTFGPMTEIDQSKIAMYEEDINILENIVYDVFQHCNNVTDISKNLYLNIRPTASGLDSKQLYESTLNALQKVLPKINWESVLVNAFYYNDGVGFEVMTLIDKLKILHLSKTIAESPISDMDNMDQSTDGESIDEDYNDIMFHDVRVANE, from the exons ATGAAGCTGACTACTATCCTGTTTACTGTGACTATAATGGTGCTATTGTCTGTGCCTAATCTGGAAGCCCGTCGCAAACATCGAAGGAAATATGGAAACAACAATCTACATGAGAACTTTGAAATCTATCATCCGCAAGGAATAACGGTATGGTATCCGAAACTTCGAGAaatgattggatttggagtgcAGGTGTTTCTGAATCAGAGATATAGATCGAAGCCACATAATTGTGATATTTGTCTCAATACGACGGAAGCTCAATATGGAAAGTTCATTGTTCAGGATGACAATGCCGTCATACGCCCAGGCGACAATCTACAATACACATTCCAATTTCATATGTCCAACGGAACAATTTTTGAAAGGAAGAGCGGATTCTATGTGTCAG CGAATAGAGTGATTCATCAAAAACAACGTTACACGGCTACAACGTTTGGCCCGATGACGGAAATCGATCAATCCAAAATCGCCATGTACGAAGAAGACATCAACATTCTGGAAAACATTGTGTATGACGTGTTCCAACATTGCAACAACGTTACCGACATCAGCAAGAACCTGTATCTGAACATCAGACCGACAGCCTCAGGACTCGACTCGAAGCAATTGTACGAATCTACTCTGAATGCACTGCAAAAAGTGCTTCCAAAAATAAATTGGGAATCAGTGCTGGTCAATGCTTTCTACTATAATGATGGAGTCGGATTCGAAGTGATGACGCTGATTGATAAACTGAAGATATTGCATCTGTCGAAAACCATTGCCGAGAGCCCAATAAGCGATATGGATAATATGGACCAGTCGACAGATGGAGAGAGCATCGATGAAGACTACAATGACATTATGTTTCATGATGTCAGAGTTGCCAACGAATGA